One Dictyoglomus thermophilum H-6-12 DNA window includes the following coding sequences:
- a CDS encoding sulfide/dihydroorotate dehydrogenase-like FAD/NAD-binding protein, with amino-acid sequence MFEIILKKQLAPNVKLIEVKTPLIAKKALPGQFVILRVHEKGERIPLTIADKNLEKESITIVFQEVGKTTKLLGRLGVGDKISDIVGPLGNPSEIEKFGVVIGVGGGVGIAALYPILKGLKEKGNYVISIIGGRSSDYVIFREEIKNISDEIYITTDDGSLGRKGLVTDVLKEILEERKIDRIWAVGPTIMMKVVSDLTKNYGVPTIVSLNPIMVDGTGMCGGCRVTVGDKIKFTCIDGPEFDGHLVDFDELLARLKTYKEEEALALRLFEESEVGKVGHSKN; translated from the coding sequence TTGTTTGAAATAATATTGAAAAAACAGTTAGCGCCTAATGTAAAATTAATTGAGGTGAAGACTCCTCTTATAGCCAAAAAGGCTTTGCCTGGACAGTTTGTGATTTTGAGAGTGCATGAAAAAGGAGAAAGAATACCCCTTACTATTGCTGATAAAAACTTAGAGAAAGAGAGCATAACGATAGTCTTTCAAGAGGTCGGAAAGACAACGAAACTCTTAGGAAGGTTAGGAGTAGGGGATAAGATTTCTGATATTGTGGGTCCTCTTGGAAATCCAAGTGAGATAGAAAAGTTTGGAGTTGTTATAGGAGTTGGTGGAGGAGTAGGCATAGCTGCTCTTTATCCTATTTTAAAGGGTTTAAAAGAGAAGGGAAACTATGTCATTAGTATAATTGGTGGAAGAAGTTCTGACTATGTAATATTTAGAGAAGAGATTAAGAATATTAGTGATGAAATTTATATAACTACCGATGATGGAAGTTTAGGGAGAAAAGGATTAGTTACTGATGTGCTAAAAGAGATCCTCGAAGAAAGGAAAATAGATAGAATATGGGCTGTTGGCCCAACTATAATGATGAAGGTAGTTTCTGATCTTACTAAAAATTATGGTGTTCCCACTATTGTAAGTTTAAATCCCATTATGGTGGATGGTACAGGAATGTGTGGTGGGTGTAGGGTTACAGTAGGAGATAAAATTAAATTTACTTGTATAGATGGTCCTGAATTTGATGGTCACCTGGTTGATTTTGATGAATTATTGGCAAGGTTAAAGACATATAAGGAAGAAGAAGCCTTAGCTTTAAGATTATTTGAGGAAAGTGAGGTAGGTAAGGTTGGCCATAGTAAAAACTAA